The following coding sequences lie in one Porphyromonas asaccharolytica DSM 20707 genomic window:
- the glgP gene encoding alpha-glucan family phosphorylase: MIPQYKSNPPQWTEIYSQSNLPTELQSLKDLTMNLWWSWQPRAIRLFQSIDPELWAQTDGNPRWMLHLLGAERIAELCQNRAFLAEVQALYDELQTYLQERPDETRPSVAYFCMEYGISNTLHIYSGGLGILAGDYVKEASDSNVQLTAVGLLYRYGYFTQSLDPSGNQVAHYVPQNFHNLPLEPVLNEHGERLTLQLEMALLPVVCQVWRVPVGRVSLYLLDTDVPENGDLAKSITHSLYGGDWENRLRQEYLLGIGGTMLLKQLGITCDVYHMNEGHAAFMNVERLVNLVEDRGLPFDVALEVVRASSLYTVHTPVPAGHDYFEDALIDRYFLPFYSRLGISRDEFIQLGKDSHGSGGKFSMSVLALHTSQEANGVSKLHGDVSKRMFAPVWEGFFPEESHVTYVTNGVHLPTWAAPEWQQFFVRHFGADYLNHQSQEEMWAKIMSVPSEEIRQIRQILKRRLIQHIQHTIIQTHGQIGLPPQLAKATLDELQERALYIGFSRRFATYKRAHLLFEDLEALAKILDNEEHPVRFIFAGKAHPADGGGQALIKRIVEVSRMPQFVGKIIFLPDYDIELAKTLIPGVDVWLNNPTRLMEASGTSGEKAEMNGVLNLSVLDGWWYEGYKEDAGWALSAEHTYTDPHLQDQLDAMTIYHLIEQEIVPTYYADMPAGCSDRWVDYIKRSMLYIAPHFTMRRMLDDYYERLYNKLAVRSELLEHQGYQQARDIVAWKQQVAATWDTITVQEATFEGVMREPNYDGQCSDPTFRVTIDAGQVEADIVAELIVTTRDELTGEVRYVGKDLFHEVMPRMGTIRTYELTVPSAQPGKYQIAVRLRPYLPELTHLMDFAYVRWISF; the protein is encoded by the coding sequence ATGATACCACAATACAAGAGTAATCCACCGCAGTGGACAGAGATATACAGCCAGTCTAATCTCCCCACAGAGCTGCAATCGCTCAAGGACCTGACGATGAACTTATGGTGGTCTTGGCAACCACGCGCTATACGACTCTTTCAGTCTATCGATCCCGAGCTATGGGCGCAGACTGATGGCAATCCTCGCTGGATGCTTCACCTCCTAGGGGCTGAGCGCATAGCGGAGCTTTGCCAGAATCGCGCCTTCCTCGCAGAGGTGCAGGCTCTTTATGATGAGCTGCAGACCTATCTACAGGAGCGTCCCGATGAGACGCGCCCCTCGGTCGCTTACTTCTGCATGGAGTATGGCATTAGCAATACGCTACACATCTACTCTGGTGGCCTAGGCATCCTCGCGGGTGACTATGTCAAGGAGGCGAGCGATAGCAACGTTCAGCTCACCGCTGTGGGGCTTCTCTACCGCTACGGCTACTTCACACAGAGTCTCGACCCGAGTGGTAATCAGGTGGCGCACTACGTGCCGCAAAACTTTCACAACCTTCCCCTCGAGCCGGTACTCAACGAGCATGGCGAGCGACTGACGCTACAACTAGAAATGGCTTTACTGCCTGTCGTTTGTCAGGTGTGGCGCGTGCCGGTAGGTCGCGTGTCGCTCTATCTGCTGGACACTGATGTGCCTGAGAATGGGGATCTGGCGAAGAGCATCACCCACAGCCTCTATGGTGGCGACTGGGAGAATAGACTCCGTCAGGAGTACCTCCTAGGTATCGGTGGTACGATGCTGCTCAAGCAGCTCGGCATCACGTGCGATGTGTACCACATGAACGAGGGGCATGCGGCCTTTATGAATGTGGAGCGACTGGTCAATCTGGTGGAGGATAGGGGCTTGCCCTTTGATGTAGCGCTGGAGGTGGTACGCGCTTCTTCTCTCTATACGGTGCATACGCCTGTACCAGCAGGGCATGACTACTTTGAGGATGCTTTGATCGATCGTTACTTCTTGCCCTTCTATAGTCGTCTGGGGATCTCTCGTGATGAGTTTATCCAGCTGGGCAAGGATAGCCACGGGAGCGGTGGTAAGTTCTCTATGAGCGTCTTAGCGCTACACACCTCTCAGGAGGCCAATGGCGTGAGTAAGCTACACGGCGATGTGTCGAAGCGTATGTTTGCTCCCGTGTGGGAGGGCTTCTTCCCCGAGGAGAGCCATGTCACCTATGTGACGAATGGAGTGCATCTGCCTACCTGGGCAGCGCCTGAGTGGCAGCAGTTCTTCGTCCGTCACTTCGGTGCTGACTATCTAAACCATCAGTCTCAGGAGGAGATGTGGGCCAAGATCATGAGCGTGCCAAGTGAAGAGATACGTCAGATACGCCAGATACTCAAGAGACGTCTGATACAGCACATACAGCATACCATCATACAGACTCATGGACAGATAGGGCTCCCGCCCCAGCTTGCTAAGGCAACGCTCGACGAGCTACAGGAGCGCGCCCTCTACATAGGCTTCTCACGCCGCTTCGCTACTTACAAACGTGCTCACCTGCTCTTTGAGGATCTAGAGGCTTTGGCAAAGATCCTAGACAACGAAGAGCACCCCGTCCGTTTCATCTTTGCGGGCAAGGCGCACCCCGCTGATGGTGGTGGCCAGGCGCTTATCAAGCGTATCGTAGAGGTGAGCCGCATGCCGCAGTTTGTCGGTAAGATCATCTTCCTGCCAGACTATGACATAGAGCTCGCCAAGACACTTATCCCGGGCGTCGATGTATGGCTCAACAACCCGACACGTCTCATGGAGGCCTCTGGTACTTCTGGCGAAAAGGCCGAGATGAATGGTGTCCTCAACCTCTCTGTGCTGGATGGCTGGTGGTACGAAGGGTACAAGGAGGACGCCGGTTGGGCACTCTCGGCAGAGCATACTTATACCGATCCGCATCTGCAGGATCAGCTCGATGCGATGACGATCTACCACCTCATAGAGCAGGAGATCGTACCCACGTACTATGCCGATATGCCCGCTGGCTGCTCGGATCGCTGGGTAGACTATATCAAGCGCTCGATGCTCTACATAGCGCCGCACTTTACGATGCGCCGCATGCTAGATGACTACTACGAGCGCCTCTACAATAAGCTGGCCGTACGCTCCGAGCTCCTAGAGCATCAGGGATACCAGCAGGCTCGTGATATAGTTGCCTGGAAGCAGCAGGTGGCTGCCACGTGGGATACGATCACCGTGCAGGAGGCGACTTTCGAGGGGGTCATGCGAGAGCCAAACTACGATGGCCAGTGTAGTGATCCGACCTTTAGGGTGACGATCGATGCGGGGCAAGTTGAGGCCGATATCGTTGCCGAGCTGATTGTCACGACGCGGGACGAGCTGACCGGCGAAGTGCGCTATGTGGGCAAGGATCTCTTCCACGAGGTGATGCCACGCATGGGGACGATCCGCACCTATGAGCTGACGGTGCCATCGGCTCAGCCTGGCAAGTACCAGATAGCGGTGCGTCTGCGTCCCTATCTGCCAGAGCTGACTCATCTGATGGACTTCGCCTACGTCCGCTGGATCTCTTTCTGA
- a CDS encoding metallophosphoesterase family protein — protein MKQKAQSLTRLVTLLISAIILLAHPLEGWAERPPLSMQSQYTLLVCSDPHIMAPELVVQEGPAFEETLRSDRKLLLESVQIFDQLIEEALEIRPDLFLICGDLTKDGELASYRYLTQRLDRLTAAGIKVLVVPGNHDINNPLAQIYLGDHTTATEHVTPDQFVQIMAPYGYDSSSSISRGPALCYVSEPLPGLRVIGIDACQYDDNIANNYPTTAGRLDEVRVQWIEDQVRQANAQGKQVIAMMHHGIVEHFPGQSLLAKEYLIQDYDRIAERLAEAGLQYVFTGHFHAQDIAAKSYNQSVIHDIETGSTVTYPCPYRLVEVTPTELRISSRQIALAMPSHRASEGTISLQDYAYQHLELGMNDLVRFLTEHLESQDSASVIAPYKGVIEQAIPELKPLFMEIYANHLQGDERGLHHNPDSTARMTEPYPGDLFDQTKGLIQGLVPSLTQQIELFETALYDTSESDNNVSLPYDHTARLDRQRLAKSKP, from the coding sequence ATGAAACAAAAAGCACAATCCCTCACACGACTCGTCACGCTACTCATCAGCGCCATCATCTTGCTAGCTCATCCACTGGAGGGGTGGGCTGAGCGTCCCCCGCTCAGTATGCAGTCGCAGTACACGCTCCTCGTCTGTAGCGATCCGCACATTATGGCTCCTGAGCTAGTCGTTCAGGAGGGACCTGCCTTTGAGGAGACATTACGTAGCGATCGCAAGCTACTCCTTGAGAGTGTACAGATCTTTGATCAATTAATAGAAGAAGCTCTAGAGATACGTCCTGATCTCTTCCTCATTTGTGGAGACCTAACGAAGGATGGTGAGCTGGCTAGCTATCGCTACCTCACGCAGCGGCTAGATCGACTCACAGCGGCTGGTATCAAGGTACTTGTCGTGCCGGGCAATCATGACATTAACAATCCCCTTGCTCAGATCTACCTGGGGGATCATACGACTGCTACGGAGCATGTCACTCCCGATCAGTTCGTCCAGATTATGGCGCCATACGGGTATGACTCCTCCTCAAGCATCTCGCGAGGCCCGGCGCTCTGCTACGTGTCAGAGCCGCTCCCAGGGCTACGTGTCATCGGTATCGATGCTTGTCAGTATGATGACAATATCGCCAACAACTACCCTACGACGGCTGGGCGTCTTGATGAGGTGCGCGTCCAGTGGATCGAGGATCAAGTGCGACAAGCCAATGCTCAGGGCAAGCAGGTCATAGCGATGATGCATCATGGCATCGTGGAGCACTTCCCGGGGCAGTCGCTACTGGCTAAGGAGTATCTGATACAGGATTATGATCGCATTGCAGAGCGACTCGCTGAGGCTGGACTGCAATATGTCTTCACGGGGCACTTTCATGCTCAGGACATCGCTGCTAAGAGCTACAATCAGAGTGTCATACATGACATAGAGACTGGATCGACAGTCACATATCCCTGTCCATATCGCTTGGTCGAGGTCACCCCGACAGAGCTACGTATATCTTCTCGTCAGATCGCCTTAGCGATGCCCTCTCATAGAGCTTCGGAAGGGACGATCTCTTTACAAGATTACGCTTATCAGCACCTAGAGCTTGGCATGAATGATCTGGTACGCTTCCTCACGGAGCATCTAGAGAGTCAGGATAGTGCCTCAGTTATAGCTCCTTATAAGGGAGTAATAGAGCAGGCGATACCAGAGCTAAAGCCTCTATTTATGGAGATCTATGCAAATCACCTGCAAGGTGACGAGCGGGGCCTGCATCACAATCCCGACAGTACGGCCAGGATGACGGAGCCGTATCCGGGGGATCTCTTTGATCAGACGAAGGGACTGATCCAAGGATTGGTACCATCGCTAACTCAGCAGATAGAGCTCTTTGAGACGGCTCTATACGACACCTCTGAGTCGGACAACAATGTGTCGCTGCCTTACGATCACACCGCTCGTTTGGATCGACAAAGACTTGCCAAGAGCAAGCCTTAG
- a CDS encoding replication-associated recombination protein A yields MSVEQIPLAERMRPKTLEEYVGQSHLVGANAPLRVMLERGHIPSMILWGPPGVGKTTLARLLSQMMQCRCYSLSAVGSGVADVRKTLQEAKEAQSGLFSQHQGRPILFIDEIHRFSKSQQDSLLAAVEQGVVTLIGATTENPSFQVIHPLLSRCQVFVLKPLEPSDLSQLIDRVFATDPLFSRYQVTLEGADRELLIHLAGGDARKLLNLLEMTLSMALEQHPDETAVQLTGEAIASVARQQPAAFDRDGELHYDIASAFIKSIRGSDPDAALYWMARLIEGGEEPRFIARRVVISAAEDIGLANPQALVVAQAAADAVDFIGWPEGRIPLAEAVVYLAASPKSNSAYLAIDAALAKVRETGNLPVPLHLRNAPTKLMSDLGYGVDYRYPHDYPKHYTRQQYLPDELSDAQFYTPQQVGQAERTLSSYLDFIDQEEETK; encoded by the coding sequence ATGTCAGTAGAGCAGATACCGCTAGCGGAGCGGATGCGTCCTAAGACGCTCGAAGAGTATGTCGGACAGTCTCACCTCGTCGGTGCGAATGCCCCGCTACGCGTTATGCTCGAGCGGGGGCACATACCCTCGATGATCCTATGGGGACCACCAGGCGTCGGCAAGACGACCCTAGCACGGCTCCTCTCTCAGATGATGCAGTGCCGCTGCTATAGTCTCTCGGCCGTAGGCTCTGGCGTAGCCGATGTGCGCAAGACCCTGCAGGAGGCAAAAGAGGCGCAGTCAGGTCTCTTCTCACAGCATCAGGGACGGCCCATCCTCTTCATAGATGAGATACACCGCTTCTCCAAGTCTCAGCAAGACTCCCTGCTAGCAGCCGTCGAGCAGGGGGTGGTGACACTCATCGGAGCAACAACGGAGAACCCCTCCTTTCAAGTGATCCACCCGCTCCTCTCACGCTGTCAAGTCTTCGTCCTCAAGCCTCTAGAGCCTAGCGATCTCTCCCAGCTCATCGACCGAGTCTTCGCCACCGATCCGCTCTTCTCTCGCTACCAAGTAACCCTAGAGGGTGCCGACCGTGAGCTACTCATCCACCTCGCAGGGGGTGATGCCCGCAAGCTGCTCAACCTCCTCGAGATGACCCTCTCGATGGCACTCGAGCAGCACCCCGACGAGACCGCCGTACAGTTGACCGGCGAGGCGATCGCTAGCGTAGCACGCCAGCAACCCGCCGCCTTCGATCGTGATGGCGAGCTACATTACGACATCGCCTCCGCATTCATCAAGAGCATACGAGGTAGCGATCCCGATGCAGCGCTCTACTGGATGGCTCGCCTCATCGAGGGAGGCGAAGAGCCTCGCTTCATAGCGCGTCGTGTGGTCATCTCAGCGGCCGAAGATATAGGCTTGGCAAACCCGCAAGCACTCGTCGTGGCTCAGGCTGCTGCCGATGCGGTCGACTTCATCGGATGGCCCGAGGGACGCATACCGCTCGCCGAGGCAGTCGTCTACCTCGCAGCATCGCCAAAGAGCAACTCCGCCTACCTCGCCATCGATGCCGCCCTCGCCAAGGTGCGTGAGACGGGCAACCTGCCAGTCCCGCTACATCTGCGCAATGCGCCTACGAAGCTCATGTCAGACCTCGGCTATGGCGTCGACTACCGCTATCCGCATGACTATCCCAAGCACTACACACGGCAGCAGTACCTACCGGACGAACTCTCCGATGCGCAGTTCTACACGCCACAACAAGTAGGACAAGCAGAGCGCACGCTCAGTAGTTACCTCGACTTCATCGATCAAGAGGAGGAGACTAAATAA
- a CDS encoding NUDIX domain-containing protein codes for MSQRETFDYCPRCGADRLEAHGIKAQHCQRCGFTYYHNPSAAVALLVRDLRGRLLVATRGKEPAKGTLDLPGGFVDKGETGEEAAQRELYEESGLRLPTEQFVYAFSLPNSYLYSDFLVPTLDLFYIVQLPSEMPTVRAMDDVAQLSWLTPAEIDPSRFGLISIRQGIARYLSSLAD; via the coding sequence ATGAGCCAACGCGAGACCTTCGACTACTGTCCGCGCTGTGGCGCTGACCGCTTGGAGGCGCATGGCATCAAGGCGCAGCACTGTCAGAGATGTGGCTTCACCTACTACCACAACCCCAGTGCTGCTGTGGCACTCCTCGTGCGGGATCTGCGTGGGCGACTACTCGTAGCGACTAGAGGCAAAGAACCCGCCAAGGGGACGCTAGACCTCCCAGGCGGCTTCGTCGACAAGGGCGAGACAGGAGAAGAGGCTGCGCAGCGAGAGCTATACGAGGAGAGCGGGCTACGACTCCCGACGGAGCAATTTGTCTACGCTTTCTCTCTGCCCAACAGCTACCTTTACAGCGACTTCCTCGTGCCGACGCTAGATCTCTTCTACATAGTTCAGCTACCGAGCGAGATGCCCACCGTACGAGCTATGGACGACGTGGCGCAGCTCAGCTGGCTCACACCCGCAGAGATCGACCCGTCACGCTTCGGACTAATATCTATCCGCCAAGGCATCGCTCGCTACCTATCCTCCCTCGCGGACTGA
- a CDS encoding ROK family protein — protein sequence MSLYLGIDIGGTNTELGIVDEEGQIVSSQTLSTKQCGSLFSDYIEALSQQIAQMIANPALTDRVVGIGIGAPNANYFSGCIEEAVNLPWTGNTPIVADLSARTGLPVVLDNDANASALGEHSYGVARELDHFVEITLGTGVGSGIYADGRLIRGYQGKAGELGHMAVGEPHQRCGCGRYGCLEASVAAPAVARRAVSLKKLCLEQGMWSELCDIPDEELTSKTVAEVALATGDSLARQVFEETGEILGRALAQFACFSAPQAFVLFGGVARCGDLLLQPARKAFDEALLHIYRGSIEILLSSLPKGQAAVLGAASLARERAL from the coding sequence ATGTCACTATACTTAGGCATAGACATAGGTGGAACCAACACAGAGCTAGGCATCGTCGATGAGGAGGGACAAATAGTCTCCTCGCAGACGCTCTCGACGAAACAATGCGGAAGCCTCTTCTCTGACTACATCGAGGCGTTGAGCCAGCAGATAGCGCAAATGATCGCTAACCCAGCACTAACAGATCGGGTCGTCGGCATAGGCATCGGAGCGCCGAATGCCAACTACTTCTCAGGTTGTATCGAAGAGGCGGTCAACCTCCCCTGGACTGGCAACACGCCTATCGTTGCTGATCTCTCGGCTCGTACAGGACTACCCGTCGTCCTAGACAACGATGCCAATGCGAGTGCGCTCGGCGAGCATAGCTACGGCGTGGCTCGTGAGCTAGACCACTTCGTCGAGATAACCCTAGGCACAGGAGTAGGTAGCGGTATCTATGCCGATGGTCGTCTCATACGAGGTTACCAAGGCAAGGCGGGCGAGCTGGGACACATGGCTGTGGGTGAGCCTCATCAGCGCTGTGGCTGTGGACGATACGGGTGTCTCGAGGCTTCTGTCGCAGCACCAGCCGTGGCGCGGCGTGCCGTGAGCCTTAAGAAGCTCTGTCTAGAGCAAGGCATGTGGAGCGAACTCTGTGATATACCTGATGAAGAGCTAACCAGCAAGACTGTAGCAGAGGTAGCTCTAGCGACAGGCGACTCATTAGCTCGACAAGTCTTCGAGGAGACGGGAGAGATATTGGGACGCGCCTTGGCGCAGTTCGCTTGCTTCTCAGCACCACAAGCATTCGTTCTCTTCGGCGGCGTAGCACGGTGTGGTGACCTGCTCCTGCAACCGGCGCGCAAAGCCTTTGACGAAGCACTACTCCACATCTACAGAGGCTCTATCGAGATCCTCCTCAGCTCACTCCCTAAGGGACAAGCTGCCGTACTAGGTGCTGCCTCACTAGCCCGCGAACGAGCCCTATAA